GCCACCGCCGCGCCGGTGCCACTGAAGGTGCTCACACACAACGTGATGTTCCTGCCGCAGTCGCTCTTCCCGAACTGGGGCCAGGTCAAGCGGGCAGATCTGATCGCCGAGGCCGCCTACGTCACCGGCCAGGACGTGGTCGTCCTACAGGAGATGTTCGACAACGAGGCGTCCGACCGGCTCAAGGAAAGCCTCTCCGGGCAGTATCCCCATCAGACGCCCGTCCTCGGCCGGTCACGGTCGGGCTGGGACGCCACCATGGGCGCCTACTCCAGTGCCACCCCGGAGGACGGCGGGGTCACGATCCTGAGCAAGTGGCCCATCCTCGAGAAGGTCCAGTACGTGTATGCCGATGGCTGCGGGGCGGACTGGTTCTCCAACAAGGGCTTCGTGTACGCCCGGCTGAACGTTGACGGAAGCCCGGTACACGTCGTGGGCACCCATGCCCAAGCGGCCGACACCGGCTGCGCCGACGGCACCGGCGCCAACGTGCGGGCGGCACAGTTCGACGAACTCGACGCCTTCCTCGACGCTCGTTCCATCCCGACCGGCGAGCAGGTCGTCATCGCCGGCGACCTCAATGTCGACCGCTACTCCGCCGAATACGCCACCATGCTGACCCAGCTCGACGTCGGCGGACCCTCGTTCACCGGCCACCCGTACTCCTGGGACGCCCAGCACAACGACATGGCCGACTACAACGACGACAAGGACAGCCGTCAGCAGCTGGACTACGTTCTGCGGCGCAACGGCCACGCGAGTCACGGCTCAGGCGACAACGAAACGCTGGCCGTGGAAGCGCCGAAATGGTGCGTGACCAGCTGGTTCGTCCGCTACTGCTACACCGACTACGCCGACCACTATCCGGTCGCGGCAGCTGTCTGACGCGCCCGGGGCGAGGTGACGTAGCCACTCTCGCGTCGTGGTCAGAGTGGGTCGGTGCGGCCAAGCTCCCAGCAGGCGACGGCGACGGCGCAGGTGGGCGAGAGCAGCACCGCGTCGACGCCGAGCCCGGCCACGGCCCGGAAGATCGCGCCGAGGTTCGTGGACAACTCCAAACTGCACCCATCTCGGGTGAGCGGCGTGACCTGTGGGGTGCTGACAGACAGCGGGGAGCTGGCCCAGCTCCCCGGCGGCCCGGTCGTCAGCCGGGTACCCCCGACAGGTCCGTTCCCGTGGAGATGTCCGCCGCGTCCGGGCTACCCGGCCATGCGGGCCAGCCTGATCGAGGCTGGCCCGCTTCCCTGCCTACTACGCCCGATGGGCCGCCCACTTACAGGTCCAGGCCGCGAGGTCGTGCACCCAACCCAACGTGCTCTGCCGCGACTTGCTGGCCCACTTCGAGGCGTTGCGTGCCGCGAAGTCGTCCAGCACCTCGGGATCCGTCTCAGCCCAGGCGGGGAACTGAGCCAACCAGTCTTCCGCCTGCTCGGGGCTGTGGCCGCCGCCAATCAACCACTGGACGAGCAACGCCAGCTCGACCCACGGTGCCGCCTTGGTTGCGTACGCCCAGTCGACAATCCGTAGGCCGTGCGTGGTGACGATCAGGTTGGCCGGGTTCAGGTCGGAGTGGATGAGCGTGTCGCCGTCCGCCTGACGGGTGAAGCCGAGCCGCGTCTCCGGCGTGAACCACGCCCCGGGCGGGGCTACGCTCTCCTGGAGCCCCTTGAGCGCCACGCCCAGCAGGTCGAGATCCGCGCCTCCGGGCGAGAGGTCGGCGTGGGAGCCGGCAAGAAGCTCGGCCCCCACTACCAACCATCCGTCGCGCTCGACATGCCAGAGGGTGGCCGGCGGGAACCGGTCGACAGCCCCGGTCGCCGCCAGCTCGTAGCGAAGTGACCGGACGCCCAGATCGCCCGAAGCCGCCTTGACGAAGGCCTTGCTGGTCGAGCCGATGACGGCCGACGCGATCTCCGCATGGTTGCCACTCGGCGCCGGGTAGACGCCGACGATGCCGCCGACTCGCTCGGCCACCTCCGCTGCGACAGCGTCGGGCAGGGCGATCCAGTCACTACGCATGGTTACCTCTCTGTCACTTGCTGCCTGGCGTCGGCGGGTTCGGCGGGCAGCACGACTCGGCCTCGCCGTACCAGAACTCCATGTCGACCCGGTAGCCCGTCGCGTGCAGTGCCGCGAGCGTGAAGGTTACGGCAGTCCCGTCCATCATCCCCTCCGTGAGGATCGGGATATGGTGGACGAAGCCCCCGGCGATTTGGTCGCAGGCGGCGGCGTACGGCTTCGTGTGCTGGAGTACGGAGTGCCACACCGCGTCGACCGGGAGGGTCGGCACGACGCGACCGATCGACCCGTCCGGCAGGGGCATCCCGAAGTCCGGGTTGTTGACGTTGTCGGCGTGTGCCTTGATGAATACCAAGAACTGCTCGACGGCCCGCTCGGCGTAGTGCTTGGTGACGTGCCGGTCGGCCGCGAAGTAGTCGACCAGCTTGCCGAACGTCTCGGGGTCGACGAGGGTTCGGGGTTCCTCGGCGGTCTTGCTCGGGGTGTTGACGGCGATACTCAAGTCTCCTCCTTCAATCGGTGCGAAGAGGGGTTCTCCGCTCTGGTGGTGCCGTGCGCCCGTCAGTCGCCGCTTGGCCAGGGCGACGACCCGCGGGAATCTATGAGCTGCCGGCCACCTCTGGGTGGTCGACAGCGGGCCTTCGGAACGGGCCCCAGGCAACGAAGCGCTCGAACACCTCGCGCGGACTCGGTCCGTCGTGGGGGTTCAGGTGATAGAGGTCGTGCATCGCCTCGTGCATCAGGCCGGCGAGGTAGATCGAGAGCGTTGCGTACTTTCCGTCGAACTCGACCTTCAGCAGGAGACGGGCTTCGGCGCACGGCCACGGATGGCCGCATGACCGGCACGACCACATCGGCCGTAGCGGCGTGTGCGGCGGCACGCTCTCGGTGCGGTAACGAGGGTGCTCCGGCCTAGGGCCTACGGATGCTGACGGCAGCATGGTCGAGATCGCCACTACTCCCCGATTAGCCCGCATCATGGGATCGCCGGCCATCACAGCGCCCGGAGCGTCGCTAGTAGGGCCTCCAGGTAGTCGACGAGAGCGTCGTCGTCTGCGTGGACGGGGTAGATGACCCGGGCACGGCCGACAACGCGCCCGCCAGACAGCAGGCGCTCTAGTTCCTCCTCGGACACCCAGGCGGCATGACAGGCTCGATTCAGCCGGCGATTCGGATTGATGTCGTCAGCGAGAGCCACTCGGGGCTTTCGCTGCGGTAGCTGCTGCGCTATAGCTGTCGGCATGGCTGGGCTCCCGGCTGGTGGACGTGGACAGGGCCGCCCCGCTCGCACCCCCTGCACCGGGGCGGCCCCGACAGCGCGACCGGTGGGGTTCGGGTCCCTCGGGCCGGCTCACGCCGCGTCCTTCCACCCTGACCCGTAGCCGCCTAGTCTCGGAAGTCGTTCGGCCATGTTGGAGAGAGGCTGAAGCCCCACGTTTCCGCCGTTCCCGTGGAGATGTCCGCCGCGTCCGGGCTACCCGGCCATCACCCGGCGGGACTCACCCGATGATCTCGGTGGGGTTGTTGAGCCACACCTGTTGCCCGGCGGCGGTGAGCGTGACGCCGATCTGCGGGCGGCCGGGCTTGCCGTGCGCGGTCCACCGGCTGTGGAGGTCCTCCACCTCGGTCCACAGCCGGCGGGGTCCGCCCTGTTCGACGGTGCGGGTGGGGGTGTGGTGGTAGGCCCAGGAGCCGTCGGGGTGGACGAGCCATTGCACCGCGCCGTCGGGGCGGTCGATGTCGAGTCGGGCCACGTCGGGGAGCATCAGCGCCACCAGCGCGGTCCACGCCTCCCCGTCGTCGGCCAGCGGGGCGGGAAGGTGGGTTTCGTGGGTGTCGCCGGTGGCCTGCGACGCGGCGCGCACGAGCGCCGAGGTCTGTGCGGTGGGGCAGGAACGCAGCGGCATGAACGAGCCGTAGTCGTCGAGCGGGTGCCCGCTGCCCGCGCCAGTCTCGTCCACGGTCAGCCGCAGCAGCAGCCCGCCGCCGATCTCGCGGTGCAGGTTGGTCAGGATCACCCCGCCGGGGCGGGTCTGCCCGAGCCAACTGCGCGGCACCGCCGGCACGGCACACGTAGCAATGACCCGGTCATAGGGGGCGTTGCCGGGGTAGCCGGCCGCGCCGTCGGTGGCGGCCACCGTAGGGGCGTATCCGACGGCGGTCAACGCAGTGCGCGCCCGCTCGACCAACCCGGCGTCGATGTCGACGGTGGTGACCAGCGGCGAGCCGAGCCGGTGGGCGAGGAGCGCGGCGTTGTACCCGGTGCCGGTGCCGATTTCCAACACCCGGTGCCCGTCGGCCACGTCCAGCGCGTGCAGCATGATCGCCATAAGGGCAGGTTGGGTGCTGGAACAGGTCGGCACGCCGTCGATCGGGCCGTCGCGGCGGGACGCTTCCCATCGGGCGTCGTCGCCGTCGAGTTGGGTGGGGAGCACGCTGTTGGAGTAGATCAGCTCCAACGCCCCGGGGGCGCCCGCGGCGACCGCCTCGTACCGGCTGCGGTCGGGGGTCTGGCGGAAGAAGCGGGACAGGAAGGCGTGGCGGGGCACGGTGGTGAACGCCGGCCGCCACTCCTCGGTGAGCCAGCCGTGGCCGGTCAGCTCGTCCACGAGGCGGTTGCGTAGTTGTTCGGCGGTAGCGGTCATGTCGTCTCCTTGGTCAGAGCGTCGGCTATCGCGGCGGCGATGGGTAGGCCGGTGGCGTCTTGCAGCCACGCCCATTGCCCGTTGGGGTTGATCTCCAGGAAGATCCATTCGTCGTGTGGGGTGACGATGAAGTCCAGCGCGCCGAAGCGCAGCCGCAGCCGGGCCAGCAGCCGCGACACGGCCGCGCGGATCGCCTCGGGCACGGTCACCACCGAGTACGACAGGGCGTCGTAATCGGTGCGCCAGTCCAGCCCCGTCGCCTGCGAGGCGCCGTCGATGCGTACGGCGAACCACGCATCATCAACGACCGTCAGCCGCACCTCGTACGCCTTGTCCACCTGCTGTTGGAACAGGTGCGCGGTGCCGGCAACGGTGTGGTCGATCTCCTCGGCGCACACCCGGTTGGTGTAGATCAGTTTCGCGGTGCCGGCCTCGGCGATCACACCGGAGCCGAGCGGCTTGACCACGGCGCCGCCGTGCTCGCGCACGAACCGCTCCGCCGCCGCCGGCTCGTTCGTGATCAACGTCGGGGGCGCGGACAGTCCGACCGTGCCGGCAGCGGCGAGCTGGACCGGCTTGTACTCGGCACGGGCGATGTCGTGCGGGTGGTTGAGCCACAATGGATGCGCCGCGAGCACCCCGCCGAGGCCCATGCGCGCCTCACGGGTGGCCCAGCGGCGTTCTTCGTCGGTCAGGTGCGCCGGCAGCTCGAACGCGGTCGGGCGTCGGTAGTAGGCGCACCCTAAGTCGTGCAGCGCGGCACGGCGGCCGGGTAGGCGGAGGCTGCCGCGCCAGCCTCCGCCCGACTGCGCGACGAGCGTCAACGTCCGCGGGAAGTCGCCGGGGTCGCACCGGAATATCGGCACGTCCCGTGCTGCCAGTTCCGCGACCACGTAGTCGGCGGTCACGTCGTACGGCTGGGTCAGCACAAGCACCGTGCGCTCGTCGCCCACCGGCTCAGTCCTCGGTATGGTCGATGTCGGAATCCATGCTCTTGTACCCGTCGGACGTCTTGGTGCTGGTCTGCCCGGTCGAGTGTTTGCCGTAGACCGGGACTCCGGTCGTGTTGACCGACATCTGACGGTCGGCGTCGTAGTGCACCGTCGTCAGGTCGACCGGGATCGACGTGGGCGCGGTGGCGAACCGCAGCCCGAACGGCCGCCGGTCGGCGGCCGTCGGCGCACTGCCGTCGCTGACGACGGCTCCCAGCGGACGGCCCAGGGGCAGGTACGAGGCGACCGGGAACAGCGGGTCATCGAGCGTCGGACGGGATACGGCGGGGGTGGTCGGGGACATGAATCCTCCTGATGGGGAGTCGGGAGCGCTGGGGCGGGGAACCGCGCCATGCGGGCTTGGCGAGGGTAGGGCGAGACGACCTGCGGAACGGGCCAGGCCGGGAGGAGCACGCGCCGGGCGAGTCCATCGGTCACAGAATCGGATCATCGAGGCACCCGAGGTCACACCGCAGCGTCCGGCGGCGGGCCGTACTAGGCGAGTACCTTCTACTGATCGATCGTGTGGGCTGGGAGCGTTCGCGTAGTGGAGCGACGCGACGGCGGCCCCCTCACCCTCGGCGTTCGGCAGCTCACTCCCGCACCTCCACAGCAGGTCGGCGGTAGGGACCCCAAGCGACGAAACGCTCGAACAGATCGCGCGGGCTCGGTCCGTCGTGGGGGTTCAGGTGATAGAGGTCGTGCATCGCCTCGTACATCAGGCCGGCGAGATAGATCGAGAGGGCCGGGCACCTTCGGTCGAACTCGACCTTCAGCAGGAGACGGGCTTCGGCGCACGGCCACGGATGGCCACACGCCCGGCACGACCACATCGGCCGTAGCGGCGTGTGCGGTGGCATGTTCTCGGTGCGGTAGCGGGGGTACTCCGGCATGGGGCCGGCGGATGCTGATGGCAGCATGGTCGAGATCGCCGATACTCCCCGATTAGCCCGCATCCCGGTGTCGTCGGCCATCACAGCGCCCGCAGGCCCGCTAGCACAGCCTCAAGGACGTCATCGGCCGGGCGGGTGTAGACGACGCGGGCCCGGCCGACGGCACGCCCGCCAGACAGCAGCCGCTCTAGCGCCCCTTCGGACACCCGGGCGGGCGCCGCTCGGCGACAAGGATCGATCAAGGTAACCAGCGCCACCCGGCGCTGTCGCTGCGGTAGTTGCTCGACTATCACAATCGACTCCCGTTGGTCTGCGGCATTGCTAGGGAGGTGCGGCCATGGCCGCGTGGACAGCGGAGCGGGTCACCGCACGTCGGGCACCAGGTGCCCACGCGATTCATGGTCAGCAGACCCGCAAGCAGGCCAAGCGCGACGCAGCAAGAGCGGCAATGGCAGTAGTCATGGATGTCCCCAGCGTCGGATGGTCCACCAATCCCCCGTCCGGGGGCGCCGGCTAGTGGGTGATCGCTGTCGTGCCGGCGGAGGATTTGAGCATCACTTGCCACACTCGACATCGCAACGGTTCTAAGTGAGATTAGCAGATAAATATTTACATCAGTCCGACTAGCGCACATGATGTGTCTCAGGCGAGACAACCTGGCGGCGCGACCGAGACGAGAATGTGAGGTGACCCTTGGCAAGCACTGGATCTAGCGTCCCGAGGCGACAACTTGGCCGATTGCTGCGGCAGGCCCGCGACGAAGCCGGGATGCCGCTTGAGGCTGCGGCGAAGCAGCTTGAGTGGAGCCGAGCGCGCATGTATCGGATCGAAGGCGCGCAAACCTCCGTACGCACCCATGATGTTGAGCTGATGTGCCGAATCTATGGCACATCGGACGAAATGCGCTCGGTCCTGGTGGCGCTGGCCGCCGAAAGCAAGTCGCGCGGCTGGTGGCACGCGTACGGCGACGCCATCCCCGAATGGTTCGAGCTATACGTCGGACTTGAGGCCGCAGCCTCCGACCTCCGGCAGTATGAGCCCGCACTGATCCCCGGCCTACTACAAACCCCGGAGTACATGGTCGCCGTGTTCCAAACCAAGCCGGGACGAACCCCAGACGAGATTGCTCGCAACGTGGCGTTGCGGATGGAGCGTCAGAGGTTGCTCACCAGGCGGGCACCGGCAGCACCCCGCCTTGAAGTCGTAATTGATGAGTCAGTGATCCGCCGACCCATCGGAGAGATGGAGGGCTGGCGACAGCAACTCGCCCACCTGGCGAACGTGAACCAATCCCTCCCCAACGTTTCCGTTCGGGTGCTCCCTATGGGCGTCGGCCCGCATCGAGCGTCCGTTGCCGGCGCGTTCGTTGTGCTGGACTTTCCCCGGATCAGCACCCGCCCCGCTGAGCCGTCTACCGTATACAGCGAGTCACTGACCGGCAGCCTGTACCTTGACCGCCCAGGCGAGGTTGCTACATACATTGAGGTCTGGTCTACCCTCTGGGGGGCGGCGCTTGACGAGCGAGCGTCAGAGGACTTGCTAAGCAACGTGATAAAGGAGAGTTACAATGAGTGATCTATCGCAGGCCCTCTGGCGCAAGAGCAGCAGGAGCGGCAACGAGGGCAACTGTGTGGAGGTTGCCGACAATCTTTCCGGCGTCGTAGGCGTCCGGGACTCGAAGGACCGGACCGGGCCGGCGCTGGTGTTCGGCCCGACGGCGTGGCGGGCGTTCGTCGGCTTCGCCAAGTCGACTAGCTGACGCTTGCCTCCCGCCGAGTAGTGGCCACCCCTGGCCGGGGTGGCCGGTTGGCGTTCGCCCAGCGGCGAGCACGAAAGGCCCGGCTCCCCATTCACGGGAGCCGGGCCTTCACTCTTTCCGCGTCAGCGCGGGCGACCCCGCACCAGCGCCCAGAGTCCACAGGTTCGTCGCCTTGGCCTTCGCTTGCGTGTACCTGCCGCACGCCCCGTGTCGCCCGCAGACGACGCAGTGGCCGCGCGACGAGCCGGCCATGCTGTGTGCGTACGCGGGGTGGGTGTCGACACCCTCGTTGCTACAGAAGCCGAAGCCTCCGCCCGAGCGTTCCCCGGCGGTGCCGCCGAGCCCCTTGACCTTCACGACCCCCCACTTCGAGGGGTCGCCCTGGAGTAGTGTGCCCTGCCACCTGGCGCCGAGAGATGTGGCCTCGGCCCCACTGGCGAACGGACCGAACGTGACGGCGTTCCCGTCGGCGTTCACGACCAGGACGTACCAGGCCCGAAACCAGAGCAGATCCGCGACGCTCAGGATCAGGGCATGCATTCGCCATCTCCTCGGCGCTGTCGAAGTCGTCGGACTCCAGGATGTCCACCACCGGCTGGATTTCGTCCTTTCGGGGGGTGATTCTCATGGCGCACGATCTTGGACAGGCGGCATGTGCATGGCCAGATCCTTCTCGGCTACTTCAGCTCGCAGCGCTGTACCGAAGTCCTCAATCAGCCAGACGCGCTGCTCTCGGTAGCTCGGGTCGACGCGTAGCAAAACGACCCGGGTACCGCGAGGCAGTTCGTGCATTAGCTCGGCGGTGTCGCCCGTGACGAAGGCCGCGTCGCCGGTGGCGAACGCCGAGGTGACTTCGGCATCAGCGTCCATCTTCCACCGCACGAGTTCCCCCAGCGCCAGGTTGAACATGACGGCGGCGGCGTGGTCCTCGTCGTCCTCGTCGCACAGCCACTGCATCAGGTGCCGGAATGCGCTGGCCTTCGCGCGATCCAGTTCCTCCTTTCCTCGGGCCTTCTCCCAATTGCGGTCGCTGTACTTCTGCGCGCCGCGTGCCAGCAGCAAAGCGAGCCGAGTGAGCATCTGCTCCTCGTACGGGATGCCCTCCGGCAGTAGTAGGTCGAACCGCGGCTTGCCCTCCTGGGCGTCGCGCACCATGCCGGAGTCAAACTCCTGGCGCTCGCCGCACCCGCCACCGCCGCGCCGGTGCCACTGAAGGTGCTCACACACAACGTGATGTTCCTGCCGCAGTCGCTCTTCCCGAACTGGGGCCAGGTCAAGCGGGCAGATCTGATCGCCGAGGCCGCCTACGTCACCGGCCAGGACGTGGTCGTCCTACAGGAGATGTTCGACAACGAGACATCCGACCGGCTCAAGGAAAGCCTCTCCGGGCAGTATCCCCATCAGACGCCCGTCCTCGGCCGGTCACGGTCGGGCTGGGACGCCACCATGGGCGCCTACTCCAGTGCCACCCCGGAGGACGGCGGGGTCACGATCCTGAGCAAGTGACCCATCCTCGAGAAGGTCCAGTATCCGGTCGCGGCAGCTCTCTGACGCGCCCGGGGTGAGGTGACGTAGCCACTCTCGCGTCGTGGTCAGAGTGGGTCGGTGCGGCCTAGCTCCCAGCAGGCGACGGCGGTGGCGGCGGCGACGTTGAGCGAGTCGACGCCGCGCCGCATCGGAATCACCACCCGGACGTCGCTGGCGTCCATCGCCGCCCGGGTCAGGCCCGCGCCCTCCGCGCCGAGCAGCAACGCCGAGCGCCCCCGCTGACCCGGGTCGAGACGCTGGATCGGCACCGCGTCCGGGGCGGGAGTCATCGCCAGCACGGTGAACCCCGCCGCACGGACCTTGGCGAGCGCACCCGGCCACGGGTCCAGTCTCGCGTACGGCACCGCGAACACCTCGCCCATGCTCACCCGTACGCTGCGCCGGTAGAGCGGGTCGGCGCAGGTGGGCGAGAGCAGCACCGCGTCGACGCCGAGCCCGGCCACGGCCCGGAAGATCGCGCCGAGGTTGGTGTGGTTGTTGACGTCCTCGAGGACCACCACGCGGCGGGCGCCGGCGAGCACCTCCGCCGGCGCCGGCAGCGACCGGCGCCGGAACGACGCCAACACTCCCCGGTGCACGTGAAAACCAGTGGCCTGGTGCAGAACCTCCGGCGTCGCCGCGTAGATCGGTGTGTCCCCGGTGTCCAGGTCGGCGAGCTGGTCGACCCGCTTGGCGTCCACCAGGTACGACCGGGCCGGGTAGCCCGCCCGCAACGCGCGGCGGAGCACCAGCTCCCCCTCGGCGATGAACAGGCCGTGCGGTGGCTCCCACCGGGTCCGCAGCTCCACGTCGGTCAGCGCGCGGTAGTCGGCGATCCGGTCGTCGTCGGGTTCGGTGATGAGGTGGACGGGCACCCGCCGATTCTGCCGGACGGCGTCCGAGCCCCCGGCGGGCGCCGTCCGGCGGCCCGATCCCGACGGCACCGGCGACCCCGATCCGGTCGGCACCGGCGGCCCGGTCCCGACGGCTGAGGGGGTTGGCCCCGGTACGACGCCCGGCGTCGCGATGGGTTCCCTCGCTGTCACCCGCGGCGGTCGAGCCAGCGGCGGAAGTCGGCGAGCGGGTCGTCCGCCGGGTCCCGCTCCGGCCGACGGCGGTCGAGTTCCGGGCGCTCGACCCGACGGTGTGGGTCGCCCACCAGCTCGGGGCTGGGCGCGGCGAACGCCTTTTCCGGCTGCCCGTCGACCGCGGTGGCGATCACCCGCGCCACCGCGTCGATCACCTCGGCCTGCACGGCGGCGCCCACCGCGTCGGTCGCGTCGTCGGGGTTGGCGGCGATCCCCGCCACCGCCACCTGCGGGGTGAAGCCGACGAACGTCTCGGTGGCGTTCCCCTCGGAACTACCGGTCTTGCCGGCGACCGGGCGGCCGTCGAGAATCCGGTTCACGGAGGTGGCGGTGCCGCCGTTGCACTGGCCGAACGGCGACTGCTGGCCGACCGGGCAGCGGGCCGCGTCGGTGGCGGCGCGGGCCACGTCCGCGTCGAGCACCCGCTTGCAGGACGGCTCCACCGGCACCGTCGAGCCGTCCGGCGCGGTCACCGAGACCACCGGCAGCGGCTCGCAGTAGATTCCCTCGGCGGCCACGGTGGCGTACGCGTTGGCCAGATCCAGTGGGGTGGTCGCGGCCACGCCGAGGGTGAACGAGCCCCAGTTCTCGGCGGCGTCGGCGGCGAAGGCGGCGTCGGCGTCGGCCCGGAAGGTGATGCCGAGCCGCTGGGCCATCTCGACCACCTTCTCCGGCCCCACCTGCTCGGCCAGCCACACGAAGTAGGTGTTCACCGAACGGCCGAAGCCGTCCCACATCATCCGGTAGCCGTCCATCCACTCGGGGTTGGCGTTGGCTGGGCACCACCGGTCGCCGCAGGCGGCATCGCCCTCCGCGGCGTACCGGGTCGGCAGGCGGCTCGGCGCGTCGAAGCCGGTGGACAGCGGTTTGCCGGCCTCCAGCGCGGCGAGCATGGTGAACAGCTTGAACGTCGACCCGGCCTGGTAGCCCTGGACACTGTCACCGCCGGAGATCAGCGGGTTGACCGTGTTCGGCCGGTTGTTCGCGCCGTCCGGGTTCGCGTCCAGGCTGTAGTGCCGGTTGACGGCCATCGCCAGGACCCGACCGGTGCCGGGCTCGACGGCGGCGATCGGCAGCGCCCGTTTGCTGTCGTACCCGTAGACGCCGGTGGCCTGCTGCTGCGCGGTGGCCTGGACCTGCGGGTCCAGCGAGGTGACCACGGTGTAGCCGCCGCGGCGCAGCGTCTGCTCCCGCTCCTCGACGGTCTCGCCGAAGGCCGGCTGGTCGAGCCACCACCGGCGCAGGTAGTCGCAGAAGAAACCCCAGTCGTCGTGGCCGTCGGCCAGCGCGGTGCACCCGTTGGGCTGGGCCGTCGGGCGCAGGGCGAGCTTCTCGGCCTTCGCCGCCGCGGCCTGGTCCGCGGTGATCGCGCCGGTGGCGGCCATCGCGTCGAGCACGTACGCCCGCCGGGCGAGCGCCGCGTCGGTGTCGCCGTCGATCGGGTTGTACGCCTCGGGCGACTGCACCAGACCGGCGAGCAGGGACGCCTCGGCGAGGGTCAGATCCGCGGGTGTCTTGGCGAAGTAACGCTGGCTGGCCGCAGCGATGCCGTACGCCCCGGAGCCGAAGTACGCGATGTTCAGGTAGCGGTTGAGGATCTCGTCCTTGCTCAGGCGCTGCTCCAGCGCCTTGGCGTACCGGATCTCCTGGAGTTTGCGCCCGGCGGTCTGCTCGGTGGCGGCGGCGCGCTCCTCGGCGGTGCGGCTCGGGTCGGTCTTGAGCACGTTGCGGACGTACTGCATGGTCAGCGTCGAACCGCCCTGCGTGGTCTCGCCGGTGGCGTTGGCGACCAGCGCGCGGGCCATCCCCCGCAGGTCGACGCCGCTGTGGTCGTAGAAGCGGCGGTCCTCGGCCGCGACGATCGCCGCCCGCATCGTCGGGGCGATCTCGTCCAGCGGCACGTCGGTGCGGTTGACGTCGTAGAACGTCGTGATCAACGTCTTGCCGTCGTTGGCGTAGACGTAGGAGCGCTGGGGGGTGGCGGGGGTGCGCAACGCGTCCGGCAGGGCCGCGTAGCCCCCGAGCGCCGCACGGGTGGCGAGCCCGAGCAGCAGGTTCCCCGGCAGCGCCACGACCGCCAGGAGCAGCCCGGCGAGCACGCCGGCGAGCAGCACGGTGAACAGCCGCGACAGCGGAGCACGGGAGGCCATGCCGCCCAGGATTGCCGCCCGAGCGGCCAACCGACCACCCTCAGCGCCCTCTTGTCAGCAACCTCACCACCCATGACCAGCAGATTCCCAGCCAGCCCAGCTGTCTCGGCCGCGCCTGGGCCCGGCGGCGGCGCTGCTCGCTTCGCGGTCACCTGCCCCGGTCGACGGGTGGCGGGCGGGTGGGTGGGGATCAGGTGGGGAGGGGACCCTGGGGGGTGGTGGGAGCGGTGGGGGCTCCGGGGGTGGTGAGGCTCGCGTTGGTGGCGTCGCGGATGATGTCGCGCGGGAGCAGGCGGCCGGAGCGGTATCCGATGCCGATACCGGCGATCAGCACGAAGATCGCACCGAAGGTCTGCAACGAGCCGATCAGCGAGCCAGCCAGGCCGAGCAACGGCGCCGCGATCATCAGCATGGCGC
The sequence above is a segment of the Micromonospora sp. WMMA1363 genome. Coding sequences within it:
- a CDS encoding RNA methyltransferase, which produces MPSGSGRRTAPAGGSDAVRQNRRVPVHLITEPDDDRIADYRALTDVELRTRWEPPHGLFIAEGELVLRRALRAGYPARSYLVDAKRVDQLADLDTGDTPIYAATPEVLHQATGFHVHRGVLASFRRRSLPAPAEVLAGARRVVVLEDVNNHTNLGAIFRAVAGLGVDAVLLSPTCADPLYRRSVRVSMGEVFAVPYARLDPWPGALAKVRAAGFTVLAMTPAPDAVPIQRLDPGQRGRSALLLGAEGAGLTRAAMDASDVRVVIPMRRGVDSLNVAAATAVACWELGRTDPL
- a CDS encoding transglycosylase domain-containing protein, coding for MASRAPLSRLFTVLLAGVLAGLLLAVVALPGNLLLGLATRAALGGYAALPDALRTPATPQRSYVYANDGKTLITTFYDVNRTDVPLDEIAPTMRAAIVAAEDRRFYDHSGVDLRGMARALVANATGETTQGGSTLTMQYVRNVLKTDPSRTAEERAAATEQTAGRKLQEIRYAKALEQRLSKDEILNRYLNIAYFGSGAYGIAAASQRYFAKTPADLTLAEASLLAGLVQSPEAYNPIDGDTDAALARRAYVLDAMAATGAITADQAAAAKAEKLALRPTAQPNGCTALADGHDDWGFFCDYLRRWWLDQPAFGETVEEREQTLRRGGYTVVTSLDPQVQATAQQQATGVYGYDSKRALPIAAVEPGTGRVLAMAVNRHYSLDANPDGANNRPNTVNPLISGGDSVQGYQAGSTFKLFTMLAALEAGKPLSTGFDAPSRLPTRYAAEGDAACGDRWCPANANPEWMDGYRMMWDGFGRSVNTYFVWLAEQVGPEKVVEMAQRLGITFRADADAAFAADAAENWGSFTLGVAATTPLDLANAYATVAAEGIYCEPLPVVSVTAPDGSTVPVEPSCKRVLDADVARAATDAARCPVGQQSPFGQCNGGTATSVNRILDGRPVAGKTGSSEGNATETFVGFTPQVAVAGIAANPDDATDAVGAAVQAEVIDAVARVIATAVDGQPEKAFAAPSPELVGDPHRRVERPELDRRRPERDPADDPLADFRRWLDRRG